One genomic segment of Primulina tabacum isolate GXHZ01 chromosome 9, ASM2559414v2, whole genome shotgun sequence includes these proteins:
- the LOC142556472 gene encoding protein RALF-like 19, translated as MAFRVGLVILLAALAAIAAHSKEYTIDVGFDVETEGQRLVADALEMDEELMMDSESARRQLAQSRYISYGALNKNTVPCNRRGASYYSSCRGHQRANPYRRGCTRATHCARNYR; from the coding sequence ATGGCTTTCCGGGTCGGGCTTGTTATCTTGTTGGCAGCCCTGGCAGCCATCGCTGCACATTCCAAGGAATACACCATCGACGTGGGGTTCGATGTGGAAACGGAAGGACAAAGGCTGGTGGCAGACGCCTTGGAAATGGACGAGGAGCTGATGATGGATTCGGAATCTGCTCGGCGTCAGCTAGCGCAGAGCAGATACATCAGCTACGGAGCCTTGAACAAGAACACAGTGCCATGCAACAGACGTGGCGCGTCTTACTATAGCAGCTGCCGAGGCCACCAGCGAGCCAACCCTTACAGGCGTGGCTGCACCAGGGCCACCCACTGCGCAAGGAACTATCGTTGA